From one Rosa rugosa chromosome 4, drRosRugo1.1, whole genome shotgun sequence genomic stretch:
- the LOC133744081 gene encoding LRR receptor-like serine/threonine-protein kinase FEI 2, with translation MKKGLLFWVFSVIVAATVYSHCSLALNQDGFVLLEMKSVLNDSRNMLSNWQDSDESPCNWTGITCYPQDQRVSAINLPYMQLGGTISPSIGKLSRLQRLALHQNSLHGFIPNEITSCTELRALYLRANYLQGGIPSNIGNLSSLTILDISSNLLKGAIPSSIGRLSRLRSLNLSTNFFSGEIPDVGVLSNFGNKSFIGNLDLCGQQVHKPCRTSLGFPAVLPHAASDEAAVPPKRSSHYIKGLLIGVMATLAFALFILLGFLWARLLSKKERVAKKYTEVTKQVNQEAGTKLITFHGDLPYPSCEIIDKLESLDEEDVVGSGGFGTVYRMVMNDCGTFAVKRIDRSREGSDQGFERELEILGSIKHINLVNLRGYCRLPTSKLLIYDYVAMGSLDDFLHGDGLEERPLNWSVRLRIALGSARGIAYLHHDCCPKIVHRDIKSSNILLDENLEPHVSDFGLAKLLVDEDAHVTTVVAGTFGYLAPEYLQSGRATQKSDVYSFGVLLLELVTGKRPTDPTFVKRGLNVVGWMNTLLRENRLKDLVDKRCRDADPESLEAILEIAARCTDASPDDRPSMNQVLQLLEQEVMSPCPSDFYDSHSDHC, from the exons atgaagaagggTCTTTTGTTTTGGGTCTTCTCAGTGATTGTAGCAGCAACTGTTTACTCCCATTGTTCTCTTGCTCTCAACCAAGATG GTTTCGTACTGCTGGAAATGAAAAGCGTTTTGAATGACAGTAGGAACATGCTCAGTAACTGGCAGGATTCTGATGAATCACCTTGTAATTGGACTGGTATTACTTGCTATCCGCAGGACCAAAGAGTCAGCGCTAT taacCTACCCTATATGCAACTAGGAGGGACTATATCTCCCAGCATTGGCAAACTCAGTAGATTGCAGAGACT GGCGCTTCACCAGAACAGCTTACATGGATTCATTCCTAATGAAATTACCAGTTGCACTGAGCTTAGAGCTTT GTACTTGAGGGCTAATTATCTACAGGGAGGTATACCATCAAATATTGGAAACCTTTCTTCTCTCACCATATT GGATATATCAAGCAATTTATTAAAGGGTGCTATACCTTCATCTATTGGCCGCCTATCACGATTGCGCTCTCT GAACTTGTCCACTAACTTCTTCTCTGGGGAAATCCCAGACGTTGGAGTTCTGAGCAACTTTGGGAATAAGTC GTTTATTGGGAATCTTGATCTTTGTGGCCAACAAGTGCACAAGCCCTGTCGAACCTCACTGGGATTTCCTGCTGTATTGCCACATGCGGCGAGTGATGAAGCAGCTG TCCCTCCCAAGCGATCTTCACATTACATTAAGGGATTGCTTATTGGTGTCATGGCCACCCTGGCATTTGCACTTTTCATTCTCCTTGGCTTCCTTTGGGCTCGGTTACTATCGAAAAAGGAAAGAGTGGCCAAGAAATATACAGAAGTTACgaagcaagtaaatcaagaagCAG GCACAAAACTCATCACTTTCCATGGAGATCTGCCCTACCCTTCGTGTGAGATCATTGACAAGTTAGAGTCGCTTGATGAAGAAGATGTTGTAGGATCAGGAGGATTTGGCACTGTGTACCGAATGGTCATGAATGATTGTGGAACATTTGCTGTTAAAAGAATTGACAGAAGTCGGGAAGGATCAGATCAAGGTTTTGAGAGGGAGTTAGAGATCTTGGGTAGCATTAAGCATATAAACCTAGTTAACTTGCGAGGCTACTGCAGGCTTCCTACTTCAAAGCTTCTTATATATGATTATGTAGCTATGGGAAGCTTAGATGATTTCTTGCATG GAGATGGGCTGGAAGAGCGACCTCTGAATTGGAGTGTGCGTTTAAGAATAGCTCTCGGTTCTGCTAGAGGGATAGCATACCTGCACCATGATTGCTGTCCAAAGATAGTGCACCGTGACATAAAATCCAGCAACATTTTGCTTGATGAAAACTTGGAGCCCCATGTCTCTGACTTTGGTCTTGCAAAGCTTTTGGTTGATGAGGATGCCCATGTTACCACAGTGGTTGCTGGCACTTTTGGCTATCTTGCACCAG AGTATTTGCAGAGCGGGAGAGCGACACAAAAGTCAGATGTATATAGCTTTGGAGTTCTTTTGCTTGAGCTTGTGACTGGAAAGAGACCTACTGATCCGACATTTGTCAAGAGAGGCTTAAATGTAGTTGGTTGG ATGAACACGCTATTGAGAGAGAACCGATTGAAAGATTTAGTTGACAAGCGGTGCAGAGATGCAGATCCTGAAAGTCTGGAAGCAATTCTTGAAATAGCTGCAAGGTGCACGGATGCGAGCCCAGATGATAGGCCATCAATGAATCAGGTATTGCAGTTGCTAGAGCAAGAAGTCATGTCACCTTGCCCAAGTGATTTCTACGACTCCCACTCAGATCATTGTTGA